One Priestia aryabhattai genomic window carries:
- a CDS encoding MarR family transcriptional regulator produces the protein MKKNNILNFEQAEKNARLRDIDLERKQIEQLKGFSQDQVNQVLNMMKQVTGDDYFFGKKKKPSDKVRFTQMINENIEYLIKIRYITDSEQAFLFKVSAYLEFKTNVLIEKSLEGMDIQNSATPSYFAEQFGKTRENISRTMNSLLKKGILGVAEAGMTTEEGRTCSSRTWFVNPNIICCSPKDGVDKATQHIFKRSLRNFRVKDDKKKHNLPVYLF, from the coding sequence ACATATTAAATTTTGAACAAGCAGAAAAAAATGCAAGATTAAGAGATATTGATTTAGAAAGAAAGCAAATAGAACAATTAAAAGGTTTTTCTCAAGACCAAGTTAATCAAGTACTTAATATGATGAAACAAGTTACTGGAGATGATTACTTTTTCGGTAAAAAGAAGAAACCTTCTGATAAAGTGAGGTTTACGCAAATGATTAATGAGAATATTGAGTATCTAATAAAGATTAGGTATATCACGGACTCAGAGCAAGCATTTTTATTTAAAGTTTCGGCTTATTTAGAATTTAAAACTAATGTACTTATTGAAAAGTCTTTAGAAGGAATGGATATTCAAAATTCTGCTACACCTAGTTATTTTGCAGAGCAGTTTGGTAAAACAAGAGAAAACATTTCTAGGACTATGAATAGTCTTTTAAAAAAAGGAATTTTAGGTGTTGCTGAAGCTGGAATGACTACTGAAGAAGGTCGTACATGTTCTTCAAGAACTTGGTTTGTAAATCCAAATATTATTTGTTGCTCTCCAAAAGATGGAGTAGATAAGGCGACTCAACATATCTTTAAACGATCACTTCGTAATTTTAGAGTGAAAGATGATAAAAAGAAACATAATCTACCTGTTTATTTATTTTAA